A segment of the Salmo trutta chromosome 3, fSalTru1.1, whole genome shotgun sequence genome:
acagccgagactgcccagtgacacgagcctaccagacgagttaaacaacttctatactcgcttcgaggcaaattacactgaaacatgcataagagcaccagctgttccggacgactgtgtgatcacgctctctccgcagctgatgtgagtaagacctttaaacaggtcaccattcacaaggccagatggattaccatgacgtgtactgcgagcatccgctgaccaactagcaagtgtcttcactgatattttcaacttctccctgtccgagtctttaataccaacatgttttaagcagaccaccatagtgcctgtgcccaagaacactaaggtaacctgcctaaatgactatcgacccgtagcactcacgtctctagccatgaagtgctttgaaaggctggtcatggctcacatcaacaccatttttccggaaaccctagacctactccaatttgcataccgccccaacagatccacagatgatgcaatctctattgcactccacactgccctttcccacctggacaaaagcatcacctacagtgggggaaaaaagcatttgatcccctgctgattttgtatgtttgcccacttacaaagaaattatcagtctataattttaatagtaggtttatttgaacagtgagagacagaataacaacaataaaatccagaaaaacgcatgtcaaaaatgttataaaatgatttgcattttattaagggaaataagtatttgacccctctgcaaaacatgacttagtacttggtggcaaaacccttgttggcaatcacagaggtcagacgtttcttgtagttggccaccaggtttgcacacatctcaggagggattttgtcccactcctctttgcagatcttctccaagtcattaaggtttcgaggctgacgtttggcaactcgaaccttcagctccctccacagattttctatgagattaaggtctggagactggctaggccactccaggaccttaatgtgcttctttttgagccactcctttgttgccttggtcgtgtgttttcggtcattgtcatgctggaatacccatccacaacccattttcaatgccctggctgagggaaggaggttctcacccaagatttgatggtacatggccctgtccatcgtccctttgatgcggtgaagttgtcctgtccccttagcggaaaaacacccccaaagcataatgtttccacctccatgtttgacggtggagatggtgttcttggggtcataggcagcattcctcctcctccaaacacggcgagttgagttgatgtcaaagagctccattttggtctcatctgaccacaacactttcaccagttgtcctctaagtcattcagatgttcattggcaaacttcagatgggcatgtatatgtattcagAGCAGGGGGACCATGCGGGCACTgcgggatttcagtccttcacggcgtagtgtgttaccaattgttttcttggtgactatggtcccagctgccttgagatcattgacaagatcctcccgtgtagttctgggctgattcctcaccgttctcatgatcattgcaactccacgaggtgagatcttgcatggagccacaggccgagggatattgacagttcttttgtgtttcttccatttgcgaataatcacaccaaatgttgtcaccttctcaccaagctgcttggcgatggtcatgtagcccattccagccttgtgtaggtctacaatcttgtccctgacatccttggagagctaattggtcttggccatggtggagagtttggaatctgattgattgattgcttctgtggacaggtgtattttttacaggtagcaagctgcggttaggagcactgcctttaagagtgtgctcctaatctcagctcgttacctgtataaaagacacctgggagccagaaatctttctgattgagagggggtcaaatacttatttccctcattaaaattgatatttttgtttttattctgtctctcactgttcaaataaacctaccattaaaattatagactgatcatttctttgtcagtgggcaaacgtacaaaatcagcaggggatcaaatacttttttgtatgtgagaatgctcttcattgactacagatcagcgTTTGAAACCATAGTGTCCTttaagttcatcactaagctaaggactctgggactaaacacctccctctgcatctggatcctggacttccttatGGGCcgcccccccaggtggtaagggtaggtaacaacacatccaccacattgatcctcaacacaggggcccctcaagggtaaGTGCTccttcccctcctgtactccctgttcactcatgactgcacggcgaggcatgactccaacaccatcattaagtttgccaatgacacaacagtagtaggcctgatcaacgacgacacagcctatagggaggaggtcagagacctggccgagtggtgccaggacaacaacctctccctcaacgtgatcaagacaaaggagatgattgtggactacaggaaaaagaggaccgagcactcccccattctcatcgacggggctgcagtggagcaggttgagagcttcaagttccttggtgtccacatcaccaacaaactaacatggtccaagcacaccaagacagtcgtgaagagggcacgacaaaacctattccccctcaggacacgGAAAAGTTTCAACATTGGtccctagatcctcaaaaggttctacagctgcaccatcagagcatcctgactggttgcgtcactgcctggtatggcaactgcttggcctctgaccgcaaggcactacagagggtagtgcgaacggcagagtacatcactggggctaagcttcctgccatccaggacctctataccaggcgatgtcagaggaagaccctaaaaaatgtcaaagactccagccaccctagtcatagactgttctctctgctaccgcaggacaagcggtaccggagcaccaagtctaggtccaagaggcttctaaacagcttctacccccaagccataagactcctgaacatctagtcaaatggctacccagactatttgcattgcttccctctccccctcttttacaccgtgtgactaataacatttgatcatttgttttgatttgatttgttcgtCTGTTTTCTGTTGTTGAGTTTAAAAAAAGCTAGATGAGAATTCACCACACAGTATTTGCTAATGAAAAGAAAAAAACAGCAGTCAATATAAAATGTTTCATTTATTGCAAACTTTGGAGACAATTCATTTTTCCAATTTAAGAATATACTGTCAAACAGAGTGCATTATTATCATCATATTGTTGTTGCTtgccttaaaaaaataaaaattgcccCTATCCTCATTACTCCCCCTTCAGGTCCCTGATCAGGAATGGCTCCAAATCCGTCAGGATATCTAAGAATATATCTTTGCCTTTGGGCCCACATGCTTTCAGAGGGCCATCGAAAAGCTCCCTCATCTTTTTCTGGTTGGTTCTGTTAGCCCTCACTTCACTGTAGGCGTTTTGGGTGATGATTCCCCTGTCCAGGAGTCTATCCAATAGGGGTTCCACCTGGCTCACTCTGTCGATCAGGGCCGTCCGGTGATGGTCCACAAAGTGTTTGTCTGAGGTAGAGAAAGGACATGATTTGGAACTTTTGGCAGTGATGGAATGCAAAGCATACATAATATATTTGATAGGGGCCTATATCTCTACATGCCTCCTTTAatgttgcgtgtgtgtgcgtgtgtagggtGTGCAAATTGGAGAATAGGGGTGATGCACTTTTTCTAATTCAGACAGGATTAAATAGGCTATGGGGAGTGAAACATTCTGTTGATTCTAGAGGAGGGCAGCAGTTGCAACTACAGTATGTTGAAGAAGAAATTAAAAGGAAGGACTTTTGTGATTGTTCATCGAGGCAGAACATTTTAGGTATTGAATGTTTCCCCATTAACCATCACTAATTACagtaaaacatacattttaataaCGTCGGCATATTTGAGGCATTAGGCTATATAACACCTGGTTTAGTGTTTACCTTTCATCATGTTCTTTGGTCCAGGTGTACCGGACATTGCAGCACCCGATGTTACGCAAGATCTGTGAGCTGTAAAATAGGCTTCATGAGACACCACCAATCGAATAGAAATATGAATAGTAGGCCTAAAGATAAATCAAAATCAGCAAGCAATTGAAATGTGTGTTTATGgtataatgtattaggcctatttTGAGTTGCAAATGGAATATATGCTACTGTATGATGTCATTCTGCCCAGAAGAGCAAAATTGAATGCTCGCATAAGTGAAAGTAAAACTGTAAACTTCCTTATAGTTTTCCTTCAATACGTTGTGGACATTTCAATGCAATTTCTATAGGGCCTAGGTCTAATAAAGGTTTGTTCTAGCCTACTTTTGTATTAACTGAAGTGGTTTCTAAACATTTCAAAGATAtgaaattaaatatatattttttaaatgtccgATGGACGTGCCTCCTACTTTATTCGACTTACATTTCTTGAATTCCGTCAGTTCCCTGCTGCACACTGGCAGTTAATTGCACCCAAGAACTCTATAGCCACATTCACAGCCCCGTCTTCAGTGAAAGTACTGGTCCGAGGCTCTACCAAGTCCACTGGGTCCGCTTTCTCGACAATGCTCTTGTGAACTTTTGGCTCCTGCTTGCGGTCACAGAACTTCTTCAATTCAGCCAAGTCTTCAAGGACACCGATTAATATATCGCCAACGGTTTTTGGCCTATTTTATGCCAACCTGTAATTTAAACCAGGTTTTGTGAGATTAGGCTACGTGTCTTCTATTCTATGTTGTCTAATAGTCTACTGACTGTCTTCTCTTCAAGATACTGTACATCTTGCACCGTCTGACGTCATAGGCAAAAGGGGAGGTCCATCAGCACACTCCAGAAGAATAAAAATAGCCTAATCCATTATTATTAATTTAGCAATTATCTAAcgaatgtattatttattaaattatttgtatatatttttgcctgctaattttatttttttaaatataggcCGTTAAACCTTTCGAAATAATACAGAAAATTTAAGATAGTATTTTCAAGTTATGTACAGTTTATTTACAATCATTTTACAAACAACATTGTTCCCTAAATCATGTAAATCACACATTATATTCAACAGAACAAGCATTGTCCCTCTTAGCTCTATTTTGTCAGCAATAAAAGAGGTAGATATGTTAGGGTATAAAAATAGACAGATCCTCACAGTCAAAGTTAATGTCGAAATATTGTTCAACAGCATGGGTGGTAAGCAGCGGTGTCATGCACCCATTATTTTAGAGGGGGCAAGAAGTACTTGAGGATGGAGGGGGGTTGTTAATCACTAACCATGTAATTAACATAAAGAGCATCAGTATTGGAGACAACTAGGCTTACAGTTTCATTGAGCTCTTATTCTACTGATGTTAATAGGAGGTAAGTCATACActaaaattaaatcaaattgaagGCTACTACAGATTTTTTTAATTCTgattttcagggggtgctgcaccCCTACTttagcacccctacttcccacagCTATGGCTACTACTGTATCACTTGGTAATAAAAGTGTTACACCAAACATTGTCTAATGTAGCAGATAGAAATGCCATAAATAGAGCCAATGTGATTCCTTTTCTACATGTCtaagaggcatgtttgttctacatagcataTTTCTAGTGATGTAGCCATAACAATGTCAAGAGCCAATAGCACCAATGAGAACCAGTGCTGCTGGTACATTCCCCCTACTGCGATGCCCATGCTTCGCTGGACTCTGGCGATAATACTGGTTTCCCCTGGCCTTGCCAGGATGATTTTGTACCCGTGGGTAAAATGTTCAGGCTGGCCAGGACCTCCTGTGCCGTCTTTCCCAGCATCCCCTGCACGTCGCAGACGAAGCGGTAGACGTAGCGCTTGCCCGTCGTTTTGTGGATGATGTTCTTGTGATAGTAGTAGCGCAGGCCACGGCTCAGCTTCTCATAGTTCATCTTGGGCTTGTTCTTACACTGGCCCCAGCGCTTGGCCACCTGGATGAAACACAAAAGGGGTGGTTGTTAAAAAATAACCACAAATGCCTGATAGCATATTCCCACTGCTCAATCCTGTGCTGGTTTCCAACTCCTACTACGAGTGGTTAAAATCTCTCACAATCAGTGGAGAAACTCACCTCTGCTGGGTCAGACATCTTGAACTCCCAACCGTCTCCTGTCCAGCAGATGAAGGTACAGCATGTGGAGTCTAGAAGCAGCTCCAGTAAGAACTGCCACAATTGGATGGGCCCCGATCCTGAATAGAGAGAAAATACACATTAACAAATTCCGAATTGTATTATCTTTAGCCCTAGACTGGATACAAAAGTTGTTTATTTGCCTGCTACTCTTAAGATATACTATGATTTTTTTCAATTTAAAAGAAGACACAGTAATGACAAAAGCACATTCTAGAGCAAACACACAATCAGGCTCCAATATACACATACTACCCATGCTCACACACACGTGTATAACAGCAGTAATGATAAGTCATGATAAGAGACTAGTCTTACCTGGATAAACTGACATTCCCATCACttgtcctccttccctctccgGTCTTTGGGAGTGTGCACTTTTGCGTTTGGCCACACGGGAGCAGTACTGCTCTGAGGGCTGCTGTGATCCAGGGATTGAGGAACAAGATGGAGGGTGGTGAGGTGGCGGCAGGGATGAGCCATAGCTGGGAGAGGGGTAGTCCGGCCAGAAGGAGGTCGTCTGTGCTTCTGAGTCATACAGTTTTTCACCAGAGTGAAGGGTGTAGCTTTGCTCAGATTCATCtatggaagaggagggggaggagttaGACATTGCATGTATTATCCAAGTAATCATAGCCTATGGATTTCTCTGTGGGGTTATTTTTATAAGTTAAATAAACAAAGAAGAGCTGGTTATAACAAACAGCTTAAAAAATGATATGAATTAGATATTACACAGCCTACAAACAAAAACAGgcaatatatttttaaacacaaATAGGCCTAATGGTCATGCAttggttaatacatttttttttgcgtTATGTCTCAAAATGTGTGGTCTTCTCACTGAGGTGGTCCAGGCTGACAGTGCTGGGGGTCCCTCTGTGACTCCTTCCTTTTCCAGGGAGGAAAGAGTTGCTGGTGCTGGCATCCTCCATGCTCGGGCTGAACTGTCCACTCTGGGCTGGGGAACACAGGGGCACAAGGCTGTGGTACGTCTGGGTGGAATCCTGGAACCCCGCTTGAGACTGTCCCAAAGTCAGCCCATCTAATAATgaatagagagaaaaaaggaATGAACAATCATGATCAATAATCATTCATTTCTAATACTACAACAGGTGTTGATAATAGAATCATTCTCAAAATGATAGAAACATATGGATTGGATTGGAGAATAGGGGACTGACACTCACCACTTGGGTATGACGCCCAACAGTTAAACTCTGGGTATGAATCCAGGTTGAACAGGACAGAGTCACTTGAGGTTACTGAAAAAAAGAATGAAAGACGTCAAAAATAAAAACACGTGAGCAACACTGGAAGTTAGTCAATGGTCATTGACTTGCCTATCTAGTGATTTTTTTCACAGAATGCTTATCGGAGTGGTCTAATAAAGGGACTGTTAAAGAGTCTCTGTAAGAGTCTTTATAG
Coding sequences within it:
- the LOC115177552 gene encoding protein c-ets-1-B isoform X2, encoding MYWDTILKSNERNIDTRDSKIKMEMYQAGYYMEDFRTQEVPAGLDFASYDSKGPGQQQQYPESYGEPQKNPRPYDNKVTSSDSVLFNLDSYPEFNCWASYPSDGLTLGQSQAGFQDSTQTYHSLVPLCSPAQSGQFSPSMEDASTSNSFLPGKGRSHRGTPSTVSLDHLNESEQSYTLHSGEKLYDSEAQTTSFWPDYPSPSYGSSLPPPHHPPSCSSIPGSQQPSEQYCSRVAKRKSAHSQRPEREGGQVMGMSVYPGSGPIQLWQFLLELLLDSTCCTFICWTGDGWEFKMSDPAEVAKRWGQCKNKPKMNYEKLSRGLRYYYHKNIIHKTTGKRYVYRFVCDVQGMLGKTAQEVLASLNILPTGTKSSWQGQGKPVLSPESSEAWASQ
- the LOC115177552 gene encoding protein c-ets-1-B isoform X1; translation: MYWDTILKSNERNIDTRDSKIKMEMYQAGYYMEDFRTQEVPAGLDFASYDYSDEDLSFLLDSKGPGQQQQYPESYGEPQKNPRPYDNKVTSSDSVLFNLDSYPEFNCWASYPSDGLTLGQSQAGFQDSTQTYHSLVPLCSPAQSGQFSPSMEDASTSNSFLPGKGRSHRGTPSTVSLDHLNESEQSYTLHSGEKLYDSEAQTTSFWPDYPSPSYGSSLPPPHHPPSCSSIPGSQQPSEQYCSRVAKRKSAHSQRPEREGGQVMGMSVYPGSGPIQLWQFLLELLLDSTCCTFICWTGDGWEFKMSDPAEVAKRWGQCKNKPKMNYEKLSRGLRYYYHKNIIHKTTGKRYVYRFVCDVQGMLGKTAQEVLASLNILPTGTKSSWQGQGKPVLSPESSEAWASQ
- the LOC115177544 gene encoding apoptosis-associated speck-like protein containing a CARD, translating into MSGTPGPKNMMKDKHFVDHHRTALIDRVSQVEPLLDRLLDRGIITQNAYSEVRANRTNQKKMRELFDGPLKACGPKGKDIFLDILTDLEPFLIRDLKGE